Proteins encoded together in one Fusobacterium sp. FSA-380-WT-3A window:
- the ftsZ gene encoding cell division protein FtsZ, whose translation MSDNIVKIKVIGAGGAGGNAINDMITTGVSGVEFIAANTDAQDLSKSLADVRVQLGEKLTRGLGAGANPDVGRESAEEDVDKLKQLLEDADMLFITAGMGGGTGTGSSPVIARIAKELGILTVGIVTKPFGFEGGKRRNNAERGIAELKQYVDSLVVIPNDKLFELPDKTITLQNAFKEANNILKIGIKGVADLMIGNGLINLDFADIKTTMQNSGVAVLGFGEGDGENRAMKATEKALKSPLLEKSISGASKILLNIAGSSDLTLMEAQSIANIVKEAAGKDADDVMFGVNINDELEDRIEVTIIANNFVDEMEKTEPFINIQSKQEKVSTTPVESNTTTRNNDLDLDLPPWIRSSR comes from the coding sequence ATGTCTGACAACATTGTAAAAATAAAAGTTATTGGAGCTGGTGGAGCTGGTGGAAATGCTATAAACGATATGATAACTACTGGAGTTTCTGGGGTTGAATTTATAGCAGCTAATACAGATGCTCAAGATTTAAGTAAATCTCTAGCTGATGTAAGAGTCCAATTAGGGGAAAAATTAACTAGAGGACTTGGAGCTGGAGCTAATCCTGATGTAGGAAGAGAATCTGCTGAAGAAGATGTTGATAAATTAAAACAACTTCTTGAAGATGCTGATATGTTATTTATTACAGCTGGAATGGGTGGAGGTACTGGTACTGGTTCTTCTCCTGTAATAGCTAGAATAGCTAAAGAATTAGGAATTTTAACTGTAGGTATAGTTACAAAACCTTTTGGATTTGAAGGGGGAAAAAGAAGAAATAATGCTGAAAGGGGAATTGCTGAATTAAAACAATATGTTGACTCTTTAGTAGTTATCCCTAATGACAAATTATTTGAATTACCTGATAAAACAATAACTCTACAAAATGCTTTTAAAGAAGCTAATAATATCTTAAAAATTGGTATTAAAGGTGTAGCTGACTTAATGATTGGAAATGGTCTTATAAATCTTGACTTTGCTGATATTAAAACTACTATGCAAAATTCAGGAGTTGCTGTTTTAGGATTTGGAGAAGGAGATGGAGAAAATAGAGCTATGAAAGCTACTGAAAAAGCTTTAAAATCTCCTCTATTAGAAAAATCAATTTCTGGAGCTAGTAAAATCCTTCTTAATATAGCTGGTTCTTCTGATTTAACTTTAATGGAAGCTCAATCTATAGCTAATATTGTTAAAGAAGCAGCTGGAAAAGACGCTGATGATGTTATGTTTGGTGTTAATATCAATGATGAATTAGAAGATAGAATAGAAGTTACTATTATAGCTAATAATTTCGTTGATGAAATGGAAAAAACTGAACCATTTATCAATATTCAATCAAAACAAGAAAAAGTTTCAACTACTCCTGTTGAGTCAAATACTACTACTAGAAACAATGATTTAGATTTAGATTTACCACCTTGGATTAGAAGCAGTAGATAA